The following coding sequences lie in one Brevibacterium marinum genomic window:
- a CDS encoding isocitrate lyase/PEP mutase family protein, with product MSTAFHEMHRPGDPFLLPCAWDVASARLFAEAGHPAIGTTSLGVAAGIGAADEGRESLDAMAGLIANMSRALPDRLLTCDFEDGYGDAPEAVLGILRQRLGPAESALVVDGINIEDSARGRLVEPLALAGKVSAIKEAYPDLFVNARIDTYWTGQDRLGDTLERMRCYVDAGADGIFVPGDLDLDVIARIVDACPLPINVLSSPRFARSRFAEVGVARISTGSLLYRTAMSAALSSLRTMREDHPAETANVLSYRVVSELGD from the coding sequence ATGAGCACTGCCTTCCACGAGATGCACCGGCCGGGCGATCCGTTCCTCCTGCCCTGTGCCTGGGATGTCGCAAGCGCCCGATTGTTCGCCGAGGCGGGTCACCCGGCCATCGGCACGACGAGTCTCGGAGTGGCCGCCGGCATCGGCGCTGCCGATGAGGGCCGTGAGTCTCTCGATGCCATGGCCGGGCTGATCGCGAACATGTCACGGGCACTGCCGGATCGGCTGCTGACCTGCGACTTCGAAGACGGGTACGGCGATGCCCCGGAGGCTGTCCTCGGCATTCTGCGGCAGCGCCTCGGACCTGCGGAGTCGGCTCTCGTCGTCGACGGGATCAACATCGAGGACTCTGCACGCGGTCGGCTCGTCGAACCGCTCGCGCTGGCAGGCAAGGTCTCCGCGATCAAGGAAGCGTATCCGGATCTGTTCGTCAACGCGCGGATCGACACGTACTGGACCGGTCAGGATCGCCTCGGCGACACCCTCGAGCGGATGCGATGCTATGTCGATGCCGGGGCCGATGGGATCTTCGTTCCCGGCGACCTCGACCTGGATGTCATCGCTCGGATCGTCGACGCCTGCCCGCTGCCGATCAATGTGCTGTCCAGTCCGCGCTTCGCGCGCAGCCGATTCGCTGAGGTGGGCGTGGCCAGGATCAGCACAGGCTCACTTCTCTATCGAACTGCGATGTCAGCGGCGCTGTCGTCCCTGCGCACAATGAGAGAAGACCACCCTGCAGAGACAGCGAATGTGCTGTCCTACCGGGTGGTCTCCGAGCTGGGCGACTAG
- a CDS encoding ArsR/SmtB family transcription factor, whose product MSRSYPESVPNIAALASALADPTRVMICTSVLDGRAWTLTELSRVLGLPMSSTSEHVSLLIDRGVLRERRQGRHRYVQLASAGIADWLEHTGALAGERVESAPSLAAKTRDRHLLEARTCYKHIAGRFGIQLFAALSANWWIDDSVTVTDSGRESIAEAWGIEVPTVPKSSRPVTRACLDWTERRSHLGGWLGDELCREFIDRTWIVRRPNSRSLRLTSAGRERLDWILTTEVTFL is encoded by the coding sequence ATGAGCAGGAGCTATCCGGAATCGGTGCCGAACATCGCCGCACTGGCCTCGGCGCTCGCCGATCCCACACGAGTGATGATCTGCACCAGCGTCCTCGACGGCAGAGCCTGGACGCTGACGGAGCTGTCGCGAGTCTTGGGCCTTCCGATGTCTTCGACCTCGGAACACGTGAGCTTACTCATCGATCGCGGCGTCCTGAGGGAGCGACGCCAGGGCAGACACCGCTATGTCCAGCTCGCATCTGCCGGCATTGCGGACTGGCTCGAGCACACTGGCGCTCTGGCAGGGGAACGGGTCGAATCCGCTCCGTCACTGGCGGCGAAGACGCGTGATCGCCACCTCCTCGAGGCGCGCACGTGCTACAAGCACATCGCCGGCCGATTCGGGATCCAGCTGTTCGCAGCGCTGAGCGCCAACTGGTGGATCGACGACAGCGTGACCGTGACCGATTCGGGCCGGGAGTCCATCGCCGAGGCGTGGGGCATCGAAGTGCCCACCGTGCCGAAGTCGTCTCGCCCGGTCACCCGCGCCTGCCTGGACTGGACGGAACGGCGGTCCCACCTCGGTGGGTGGCTCGGAGACGAACTGTGCCGCGAATTCATCGACCGCACCTGGATCGTCCGCCGCCCGAACAGTCGATCGCTGAGACTCACATCGGCCGGTCGAGAGAGGCTCGACTGGATCCTGACGACCGAGGTGACATTTCTATGA
- a CDS encoding sugar porter family MFS transporter — protein sequence MSSSPYPHARQFDLPHAGSGRPVHRLGIIATVATFGGLLFGYDTGVVNGALEPLSEDFGLTPLSEGLVVASLMVGAAFGAVFGGRIADAFGRRHTILLLAGVFIIGTLGCVLAPGEQFLIGSRFVLGLAVGGASATVPVYLGEIAPSEKRGSFVTRNELMIVFGQLAAFVINAVIFNVWGHVDSIWRWMLLIALLPAIALLVGMVFQPESPRWLISKGRTEEALAVLKQVRSPERAEAEVAEVTHLASEDAKQATGGLSDLGTRWVLRLVIIGVGLGFFQQLTGINSVMYYGTQLLSNAGLDSGVAIIGNIANGVFSLAGISLGMFLLNKLPRRIMFLTGYALIALFHILIALTAVFVPAGPAQAWTVLVFLVLFVFSMQGTVGPLTWLMLSEIFPMKIRSFAMGICVFVLWIMNAIVAQFFPPLIEAMGMTATFGMFAGFAAIAFIFLAVLLPETKDKDLAQFEREFKAKYGRK from the coding sequence ATGTCGTCATCCCCCTATCCCCATGCGAGGCAGTTCGATCTGCCTCATGCGGGATCCGGCCGCCCTGTTCATCGGCTCGGCATCATCGCCACCGTCGCCACCTTCGGCGGACTGCTCTTCGGTTATGACACCGGCGTCGTCAACGGTGCGCTCGAACCGCTGAGCGAGGACTTCGGTCTGACCCCGCTGTCCGAAGGTCTCGTCGTCGCCTCGCTCATGGTCGGTGCCGCCTTCGGAGCGGTCTTCGGCGGTCGCATCGCCGACGCCTTCGGCCGCCGGCACACGATCCTCCTCTTGGCCGGCGTGTTCATCATCGGCACGCTCGGCTGCGTTCTCGCTCCGGGTGAACAGTTCCTCATCGGCTCCCGCTTCGTTCTCGGATTGGCCGTCGGCGGCGCCTCGGCCACGGTCCCGGTCTACCTGGGAGAGATCGCCCCGTCGGAGAAGCGCGGTTCGTTCGTCACCCGCAATGAGCTGATGATCGTCTTCGGCCAGCTCGCCGCGTTCGTCATCAACGCCGTGATCTTCAACGTCTGGGGCCACGTCGACTCCATCTGGCGCTGGATGCTCCTCATCGCGCTTCTGCCCGCGATCGCCCTGCTCGTCGGCATGGTCTTCCAACCCGAGAGTCCCCGCTGGCTGATCTCGAAGGGCCGCACAGAGGAGGCTCTGGCAGTGCTCAAACAGGTCCGCTCCCCCGAACGCGCCGAGGCGGAGGTCGCCGAGGTCACCCACCTTGCCTCCGAAGACGCCAAACAGGCCACCGGTGGCCTGTCCGACCTCGGCACCCGGTGGGTGCTGCGTCTGGTCATCATCGGCGTCGGTCTCGGGTTCTTCCAGCAGCTGACCGGGATCAACTCGGTGATGTACTACGGGACGCAGCTGCTGAGCAATGCCGGACTCGACTCGGGTGTGGCGATCATCGGCAACATCGCCAACGGGGTCTTCTCCCTGGCGGGCATCTCGCTGGGCATGTTCCTGCTCAACAAGCTGCCGCGCCGCATCATGTTCCTCACCGGCTACGCCCTCATCGCCCTCTTCCACATCCTCATCGCGCTCACTGCGGTCTTCGTCCCGGCCGGCCCGGCCCAGGCGTGGACGGTGCTCGTCTTCCTCGTTCTCTTCGTCTTCTCGATGCAGGGCACGGTCGGGCCCCTGACCTGGCTGATGCTCTCCGAGATCTTCCCGATGAAGATCCGCAGCTTCGCCATGGGCATCTGCGTGTTCGTCCTGTGGATCATGAACGCCATCGTCGCTCAGTTCTTCCCGCCGCTCATCGAGGCGATGGGCATGACCGCGACCTTCGGCATGTTCGCCGGCTTCGCGGCCATCGCCTTCATCTTCCTCGCCGTCCTCCTCCCCGAGACCAAGGACAAGGATCTGGCGCAGTTCGAGCGCGAATTCAAAGCGAAGTACGGCAGGAAATGA
- a CDS encoding universal stress protein, translating into MSVAVAVTDSPEGRTALDSAAAEARALDTGLLLINLTLHDLTDDEIPRDLEVTLINRSGRGDRDPVAAVIDELHDHAEVGRLVLGVRSRSRVGKVLLGSVAQRLILRSPVPVLTVRVNRSGA; encoded by the coding sequence ATGTCAGTCGCAGTTGCAGTCACCGACAGCCCCGAGGGCCGCACGGCTCTGGACAGTGCCGCCGCCGAGGCGCGAGCGTTGGATACCGGTCTCCTACTCATCAACCTCACCCTCCACGACCTGACCGACGATGAGATCCCGCGCGATCTCGAGGTCACGCTCATCAACCGGTCCGGCCGTGGCGACCGTGACCCGGTCGCCGCCGTGATCGATGAACTGCATGACCACGCCGAGGTGGGCCGGCTGGTCCTCGGGGTGCGCAGCCGGTCCCGGGTGGGCAAGGTGCTGCTGGGTTCCGTGGCTCAGAGGCTCATCCTCCGCTCTCCCGTCCCGGTGCTCACCGTGAGGGTCAATCGGTCCGGGGCCTGA